From Nicotiana tabacum cultivar K326 chromosome 15, ASM71507v2, whole genome shotgun sequence, the proteins below share one genomic window:
- the LOC107774759 gene encoding LOW QUALITY PROTEIN: cleavage stimulation factor subunit 50 (The sequence of the model RefSeq protein was modified relative to this genomic sequence to represent the inferred CDS: deleted 1 base in 1 codon), with the protein MESNNSLEQTLQDGKLYRHVNSLIVAHLRDNNLNQAASAVASATMTPMNVEAPTKKLLELVAKGLAVEKDETLRGVSTAAPFDPVITTGYGSIPAPRTASVDFSSVNDTKGSSKIIPKHESRHVSEHKNVARCARFSPDGRFLATGSADTSIKLFEISKVKQMMQPDARDGPVRPVVRTFYDHQQPINDLDFHPQNTVLISGAKDRTIKFFDFSKTVAKRAFRVIQDTHNVRSVSFHPSGDFLLAGTDHLIPHLYDINTFKCYLPTNFQEMGVNGAINQVRYSSTGGMYVTASKDGAIRLWDGVTASCARSIDGAHGAAEAIGANFTKDERYILSCGKDSSVKLWEVGTGRLVKQYLGATHTQLRCQAIFNDTEEFVLSIDESLNEIVAWDALTAEKVARWPSNHVGAPRWLEHSPVEAAFVSCGMDRSIRYWKEVL; encoded by the exons ATGGAGAGCAATAATAGCTTGGAGCAAACACTGCAAGATGGGAAATTGTACCGTCATGTTAATTCTCTCATTGTCGCTCATCTTCGCGATAATAATCTCAATCAG GCTGCAAGCGCAGTAGCTTCAGCCACAATGACACCAATGAATGTTGAAGCTCCTACAAAAAAGCTacttgaattggttgcaaag GGCCTTGCAGTGGAGAAAGATGAGACGCTGAGAGGAGTTTCGACAGCTGCACCTTTTGATCCAGTCATAACTACGGGATATGGCTCAATACCAGCCCCTCGCACTGCTTCTGTTGATTTCAG TAGTGTGAACGATACAAAAGGCTCGTCAAAGATTATCCCAAAGCATGAATCACGACACGTTTCTGAGCACAAG aaTGTAGCCAGGTGTGCCAGATTTAGTCCAGATGGAAGATTTCTTGCTACTGGAAGTGCGGATACGTCTATTAAACTGTTTGAG ATTTCAAAAGTTAAGCAAATGATGCAGCCAGATGCTAGGGATGGCCCAGTGAGGCCGGTTGTACGGACTTTTTATGATCATCAACAA CCAATAAATGACTTGGATTTTCATCCGCAAAATACAGTACTCATATCTGGAGCAAAAGATCGCACCATCAA GTTCTTTGATTTTTCAAAAACGGTGGCAAAGAGAGCATTTAGAGTGATTCAG GATACACATAATGTAAGGTCGGTGTCATTTCATCCTTCCGGAGACTTTCTTCTGGCAG GAACTGATCATCTAATTCCCCACCTATATGATATTAACACTTTCAAATGCTACCTGCCAACAAATTTCCAAGAGATGGGTGTCAATGGTGCTATTAATCAG GTTAGGTATTCATCTACTGGTGGAATGTATGTTACTGCATCCAAAGATGGTGCTATTCGGTTATGGGATGGGGTAACTGCTAGCTGTGCGCGATCCATTGATGGTGCACATGGAGCAGCAGAGGCCATAGGTGCAAATTTTaccaaggatgaaag GTATATCCTCTCATGTGGAAAAGACTCTTCGGTGAAGCTTTGGGAAGTTGGCACAGGAAGATTGGTCAAACAATATCTTGGAGCTACACATACACAGTTGCGCTGTCAG GCTATTTTCAATGATACAGAAGAATTTGTATTATCAATTGATGAATCTCTGAATGAG ATTGTTGCATGGGATGCTCTGACAGCAGAAAAAGTGGCTAGGTGGCCCTCCAACCATGTTGGTGCACCTCGTTGGCTTGAGCATTCCCCA GTAGAAGCTGCATTTGTGTCCTGTGGAATGGACCGATCTATTCGGTACTGGAAGGAGGTCCTTTAG
- the LOC107774757 gene encoding psbP-like protein 1, chloroplastic produces MVSLQKFPSVHNACMLNASPQQGLFRNSPNGRGPGFIRSEQVSEVSISSCQDRPGRRQFLAMGSTIAPLLLMSYQTPTSFAAESKKGFLPVTDKKDGYNFVYPFGWQEVVVEGQDKVFKDVIEPLESVSVNVIPTSKQDIRDFGSPQQVAETLIKKFLSSPSQKTKLIEASEHDVEGKAYYTFEFVAQAPNFTRHGLTAVCIGNGKFYTLTTGANERRWEKMKDRLHTVVDSFQIFNV; encoded by the exons ATGGTGTCTTTGCAGAAGTTTCCATCAGTACATAATGCATGTATGTTAAATGCATCCCCTCAG CAAGGATTGTTTAGGAACAGCCCCAACGGAAGAGGTCCCGGCTTTATCAGATCAGAACAAGTGTCTGAAGTTTCAATTTCCTCTTGCCAAG ATAGACCTGGAAGACGTCAATTTCTTGCCATGGGATCAACAATTGCCCCTTTGTTGCTAATGTCTTATCAGACACCAACATCAT TTGCTGCAGAATCTAAGAAAGGATTTCTGCCCGTCACAGACAAGAAAGACGGATACAATTTCGTCTATCCTTTTGGGTGGCAG GAAGTAGTGGTCGAAGGTCAAGATAAGGTTTTCAAAGATGTTATTGAACCACTAGAAAGCGTTAGTGTAAATGTGATACCCACCAGCAAACAAGATATTCGTGATTTTGGTTCACCACAGCAG GTTGCTGAAACTTTAATAAAAAAGTTTTTATCATCACCTTCTCAAAAGACAAAACTGATTGAAGCATCAGAG CACGATGTTGAAGGCAAAGCCTATTACACATTTGAGTTTGTTGCACAAGCCCCAAATTTTACTCGCCATGGCCTCACTGCAGTCTGCATTGGCAACG GAAAATTCTATACATTGACAACTGGGGCAAATGAGAGGAGATGGGAGAAGATGAAGGACAGGTTACATACTGTAGTTGATTCCTTCCAAATTTTCAATGTCTAA